One Natrinema longum genomic window carries:
- a CDS encoding MBL fold metallo-hydrolase gives MDDPTQRDSATAPSQVSRLDFDIEWPPKHAAAYLIDEPAPILVDTGDPGDRAEATIREGLAATGYEPDDVEAVVVTHPHSDHIGQVPFLREAGAGVYAPRPVLEQLERDPADLAAGVREVARSTGYHGEAIDRAVEHAQSSLERNRGLLAPEAAVPFEFGEPFSAAGREFEPIHTPGHQIHHASLATELNGERVLFSGDALIEPFRPGAIHVGIDYGAYDAVEAFHRAMDRLEGRDVDRVFPGHGPVFTDYRGVIETTRSALETLTGEVLEAVTAVGPASPTELTRHRVGEARHPAQLLDTLGALGTLEERGRVEYEDCDGVRYYSVRKASP, from the coding sequence ATGGACGACCCGACGCAGCGAGACTCCGCCACCGCCCCCTCGCAGGTCTCGAGACTCGACTTCGACATCGAGTGGCCCCCGAAACACGCCGCGGCGTACCTGATCGACGAGCCGGCCCCGATCCTGGTCGATACCGGCGATCCGGGGGACCGCGCCGAAGCGACGATCCGCGAGGGACTGGCCGCGACGGGGTACGAGCCGGACGACGTCGAGGCAGTCGTCGTCACCCACCCCCACAGCGACCACATCGGACAGGTCCCGTTCCTGCGCGAGGCCGGGGCTGGGGTGTACGCTCCCCGTCCGGTGCTCGAGCAACTCGAGCGCGATCCCGCCGACCTCGCCGCGGGGGTCCGCGAGGTCGCCCGTTCGACGGGCTACCACGGCGAGGCGATCGACCGCGCGGTCGAACACGCCCAGTCGTCCCTCGAGCGCAATCGCGGCCTGCTCGCACCCGAGGCGGCCGTTCCCTTCGAGTTCGGCGAGCCGTTTTCCGCCGCGGGTCGCGAGTTCGAGCCGATCCACACGCCCGGCCACCAGATCCACCACGCGAGCCTGGCGACGGAACTGAACGGCGAACGCGTGCTGTTCAGCGGTGACGCGCTCATCGAGCCGTTCCGGCCCGGCGCGATCCACGTCGGCATCGATTACGGTGCCTACGACGCCGTCGAGGCGTTCCACCGCGCGATGGACCGGCTCGAGGGCCGGGACGTCGATCGCGTCTTCCCCGGCCACGGCCCGGTCTTCACCGACTATCGGGGCGTCATCGAGACCACCCGCTCGGCACTCGAGACGCTCACGGGGGAGGTCCTCGAGGCGGTGACGGCCGTCGGTCCCGCATCGCCGACGGAGCTCACCCGCCACCGCGTCGGCGAGGCCCGACACCCGGCGCAGTTGCTCGACACGCTGGGTGCGCTCGGCACGCTCGAGGAACGGGGACGAGTCGAGTACGAGGATTGCGACGGCGTTCGGTACTACTCGGTCAGGAAGGCGTCGCCGTGA
- a CDS encoding acyl-CoA dehydrogenase family protein: MDFSEPSEAVQISKALDDFIEQEVAPLENEYEQFLGADYEKHIVDDEHRQVPEYRNIVEKIREKSVEAGFYGMTMPEEVGGGDVDILTRAIVGEHMSNRPPGFHSAIFGGAGGPTPILLSCDERQREEYLEPLMDGEITTCFALTEPGHGSDAHHMDTRAEKDGDEWVINGQKVYITNGPYADFAMVFARTSGEDGDLEGITCFLVDDDTPGFEVGKIHRAMGMTPGTHAELHFDDCRVGEDQVLGEVDQGFQAAMSWIGGGRINIAAGAVGTAQFLLDLSVEYARDRETFGKPIGHRQGVSFQLAELATDIEQVRQLYRYAAWKMDEGERARKEESMAKLRGAKLANDAADVAMQVHGGAGFMKDLPIERNYRAARVFRIFEGTDEIQKRTIARELI; the protein is encoded by the coding sequence ATGGACTTCAGCGAACCGTCCGAAGCCGTGCAGATCTCGAAGGCGCTGGACGATTTCATCGAGCAGGAAGTCGCCCCCCTCGAGAACGAGTACGAGCAGTTCCTCGGTGCGGATTACGAGAAACACATCGTCGACGACGAGCACCGACAGGTCCCCGAGTACCGAAACATCGTCGAGAAGATCCGCGAGAAGTCGGTCGAGGCCGGTTTCTACGGCATGACGATGCCCGAGGAGGTCGGCGGCGGCGACGTCGACATCCTCACGCGGGCCATCGTGGGCGAGCACATGTCCAACCGGCCGCCGGGATTCCACAGTGCGATCTTCGGCGGTGCCGGCGGCCCGACGCCCATCCTGCTCTCCTGTGACGAGCGCCAACGCGAGGAGTACCTCGAGCCGCTGATGGACGGCGAGATCACGACCTGCTTCGCGCTGACGGAGCCGGGCCACGGCAGCGACGCCCACCACATGGACACCCGTGCGGAGAAGGACGGCGACGAGTGGGTGATCAACGGGCAGAAGGTCTACATCACGAACGGCCCCTACGCCGACTTCGCGATGGTTTTCGCCCGGACGAGCGGCGAGGACGGCGACCTCGAGGGGATTACGTGTTTCCTCGTCGACGACGACACCCCCGGGTTCGAGGTCGGCAAGATCCACCGGGCGATGGGAATGACCCCCGGAACGCACGCGGAACTCCACTTCGACGACTGCCGCGTCGGCGAGGATCAGGTGCTCGGCGAGGTCGACCAGGGGTTCCAGGCCGCGATGAGCTGGATCGGCGGCGGCCGGATCAACATCGCCGCCGGCGCGGTGGGGACGGCCCAGTTCCTGCTCGACCTGTCGGTGGAGTACGCCCGCGACCGGGAGACGTTCGGGAAACCCATCGGCCACCGGCAGGGGGTCTCCTTCCAGCTGGCCGAACTCGCGACGGACATCGAGCAGGTCCGACAGCTCTACCGCTACGCCGCCTGGAAGATGGACGAAGGCGAGCGAGCCCGCAAGGAGGAGTCGATGGCGAAGCTCCGCGGCGCGAAGCTCGCCAACGACGCGGCCGACGTCGCGATGCAGGTCCACGGCGGTGCCGGCTTCATGAAGGACCTGCCCATCGAGCGCAACTATCGCGCGGCCCGCGTGTTCCGCATCTTCGAGGGGACCGACGAGATCCAGAAACGGACGATCGCCCGGGAACTCATCTGA
- a CDS encoding IclR family transcriptional regulator, which produces MGTTGTNGENRIEAVVKTLDILEALWQAEGAGVTELTERTGLAKGTVHAHLTTLRSKGYVVQEDDEYRLSLRFLSFGEHVKHAEPLYAAADSPIAELSEQVGERVLCSTHQNGLGTILNVSEGTRSFTSDIDIGTHTYLHSSAGGKAMLAHFSEERVDETIAKWGLPAFTEETITDRATLFDELATVREEGVAYNRGEYLPGISAIGAPILDNDGTVYGAVTVAGPHHRLENEWEQNDLRTRLLSTANTIEVNMMFS; this is translated from the coding sequence ATGGGAACAACAGGCACGAACGGCGAAAATCGGATCGAGGCGGTAGTGAAAACCCTCGACATCCTCGAGGCGCTGTGGCAGGCCGAAGGGGCCGGCGTCACGGAACTCACCGAGCGAACGGGACTCGCGAAGGGGACGGTCCACGCCCACCTGACGACACTCCGTTCGAAAGGGTACGTGGTTCAGGAAGACGACGAATACCGGCTGAGCCTTCGATTCCTTTCGTTCGGCGAGCACGTCAAACACGCAGAACCGCTGTACGCGGCCGCCGACTCACCCATCGCCGAACTCTCGGAGCAAGTCGGCGAACGAGTCCTCTGTTCGACACACCAGAACGGCCTCGGGACGATACTCAACGTCAGCGAGGGGACGCGGTCGTTCACCAGCGACATCGACATCGGGACCCACACCTACCTTCACAGTTCCGCCGGCGGCAAGGCGATGCTCGCTCATTTCTCCGAGGAGCGAGTCGACGAGACGATCGCGAAGTGGGGACTCCCGGCGTTCACCGAGGAGACGATCACCGATCGAGCGACCCTCTTCGACGAACTCGCGACGGTTCGCGAGGAGGGCGTCGCCTACAACCGCGGGGAGTATCTGCCGGGGATCAGCGCCATCGGAGCCCCGATCCTGGACAACGACGGGACCGTCTACGGAGCGGTCACCGTCGCCGGACCCCACCATCGACTCGAGAACGAGTGGGAGCAAAACGATCTCCGTACCCGATTGCTGTCGACGGCGAACACGATCGAAGTGAACATGATGTTCTCGTAG
- a CDS encoding MATE family efflux transporter, producing MAEFGGRVRSVWLRTVSLSWPIAIQQTFNTLMRTVDVIVTGLFSPAAVAAVGLADLYAQIPLRVGLGLGTGAIALSSQDTGRGAKATRNRAITQALLIGVLAGIPLTIVGLTVSEPLIALLGAEPGVAEMGGRYLGLVFAVAPMRIVGLVGARSLQGTGDTRTPMLVNVGANAVNIGATVGLGLGLGVLPELGIVGVGLGTAISRTLEGGAITAAIAIERTAPSFARPRSLTITRQLVAVSLPNFAEGMSTSLANFPFNALLLTFGTDVTAAYHIGRRSYQQFSGPLYRSYSVAASVVVGQELGDGRPDDARFSGLAMTALSVLTLSFAGGVLIVGASPIAGLFTTDPATLEYAATFTRMFGVSMFFFGFFFPLSGSLRGAGDTRTPFYARLTGTVGFLLGFSYLVGVTFGYGLPGVYAGIVLNYAWWTLVVGAGFLWGGWADTAATMLSERASDPN from the coding sequence ATGGCCGAGTTCGGCGGCCGCGTTCGGAGCGTCTGGCTGCGGACGGTGTCGCTCTCGTGGCCGATCGCGATTCAGCAGACGTTCAATACGCTGATGCGGACGGTCGACGTCATCGTCACCGGCCTGTTTTCGCCGGCAGCCGTCGCTGCGGTCGGGCTCGCGGACCTCTACGCCCAGATACCGTTGCGGGTCGGACTGGGACTCGGGACCGGTGCGATCGCCCTCTCGAGTCAGGACACCGGCCGCGGTGCGAAGGCGACCCGTAACCGGGCGATCACACAGGCCCTCCTCATCGGGGTCCTGGCCGGAATCCCGCTGACGATCGTGGGGCTGACGGTATCGGAGCCGCTGATCGCCCTGCTCGGTGCCGAACCGGGCGTCGCCGAAATGGGCGGACGCTACCTCGGACTGGTCTTCGCCGTCGCGCCCATGCGCATCGTCGGCCTCGTCGGCGCGCGGTCGTTACAGGGGACGGGCGATACCCGAACGCCGATGCTCGTCAACGTGGGCGCGAACGCCGTCAACATCGGGGCGACGGTCGGGTTGGGACTCGGTCTCGGCGTCCTCCCCGAACTGGGGATCGTCGGCGTCGGGCTGGGGACGGCGATCAGCCGAACGCTCGAGGGCGGCGCGATCACGGCCGCGATCGCGATCGAACGGACGGCCCCGTCGTTCGCTCGCCCGCGGAGCCTCACGATCACGCGCCAACTCGTTGCCGTGAGTCTCCCGAATTTCGCCGAGGGAATGAGCACGTCCCTCGCGAACTTTCCGTTCAACGCGCTCTTGCTCACCTTCGGGACGGACGTGACGGCGGCCTACCACATCGGCCGCCGAAGCTACCAGCAGTTCAGCGGTCCACTCTACCGCTCCTACAGCGTCGCCGCGAGCGTCGTCGTCGGACAGGAACTCGGGGACGGCCGCCCCGACGACGCACGGTTTTCCGGACTGGCTATGACGGCGCTCAGCGTCCTGACGCTCAGTTTCGCCGGAGGCGTCCTGATCGTCGGCGCATCCCCGATCGCGGGACTGTTCACGACCGATCCGGCGACCCTCGAGTACGCCGCGACCTTCACTCGCATGTTCGGCGTCTCGATGTTCTTCTTCGGGTTCTTCTTCCCGCTGTCGGGGAGTCTCCGCGGTGCGGGCGATACGCGGACGCCCTTCTACGCCCGCCTCACGGGAACCGTCGGCTTCCTGCTTGGCTTTTCGTACCTCGTCGGGGTCACGTTCGGCTACGGTCTCCCCGGCGTGTACGCCGGAATCGTCCTCAACTACGCGTGGTGGACACTCGTCGTGGGAGCCGGCTTCCTGTGGGGTGGGTGGGCCGACACGGCGGCGACGATGCTGTCAGAACGAGCGAGCGATCCGAACTAA
- a CDS encoding SDR family NAD(P)-dependent oxidoreductase: MRLDNKTVVITGAASGIGQATAERCAEEGARVIVTDIDTEGGQAVAEAIEEDGGEAEFHELDVTDSDRFRAVVDEVADAHGLDVMVNNAGTGHPGGSLEEIDEEMRDFVIDINIKGVWNGCDAALPHMKEQGSGAIVNVGSLASILGLPKQAAYSTSKAAVLNMTRTVAAEAGPYGVRANAVCPGFTETQMLEGYLEQQEDPEVAREEMAADYPLKRLGKPDEIADAILFLASDESSFVSGHGLVVDGGFSTC; the protein is encoded by the coding sequence ATGCGACTCGACAACAAGACAGTTGTTATCACGGGTGCGGCGTCGGGAATCGGGCAGGCGACGGCCGAACGCTGTGCCGAGGAAGGAGCACGCGTCATCGTGACGGACATCGATACCGAGGGCGGGCAAGCAGTCGCGGAGGCGATCGAGGAAGACGGGGGCGAGGCCGAGTTCCACGAACTGGACGTGACGGACAGCGACCGATTTCGGGCCGTCGTCGACGAGGTCGCGGACGCCCACGGACTGGACGTAATGGTCAACAACGCTGGCACGGGCCATCCCGGCGGCAGCCTCGAGGAGATCGACGAAGAGATGCGGGACTTCGTCATCGACATCAACATCAAGGGCGTCTGGAACGGCTGCGACGCGGCGCTTCCCCACATGAAAGAGCAGGGCTCGGGTGCGATCGTCAACGTCGGCTCGCTGGCGAGCATCCTCGGACTCCCCAAGCAGGCCGCCTACTCGACGAGCAAGGCCGCCGTGTTGAACATGACACGGACCGTCGCCGCCGAAGCGGGCCCCTACGGCGTCCGCGCCAACGCCGTCTGCCCCGGCTTCACCGAGACTCAGATGCTCGAGGGCTACCTCGAACAGCAGGAGGACCCCGAAGTGGCCAGAGAGGAGATGGCGGCGGACTACCCGCTCAAGCGACTCGGGAAGCCCGACGAGATCGCCGACGCGATCCTGTTCCTCGCCAGCGACGAGTCGTCGTTCGTCAGCGGCCACGGGCTTGTCGTCGACGGCGGGTTCTCGACCTGTTAA
- a CDS encoding HAD family hydrolase, whose protein sequence is MTGYDAVLFDSDGVLVEPPASETQVAATRAAFREAGVDDVARRHLDDIVSGVTVEDLHEICADYDLDPENFWEARERHDERSQFDAFRAGTRDRYDDVTTIADLPQDRGVVSNNHHSTIEFVLDAFDLESLFETYYGRPKTIESLRVKKPDPHFLERALADLGAGSALYVGDSEHDVIAAHRAGIDSAFVRRQHCPDGALSVTPTYDIETLSALPEIVA, encoded by the coding sequence GTGACAGGATACGACGCAGTTCTGTTCGACAGCGACGGGGTACTCGTCGAGCCGCCGGCGTCCGAAACCCAGGTCGCTGCGACGCGGGCCGCGTTTCGGGAAGCGGGCGTCGACGACGTCGCCCGACGGCACCTCGACGACATCGTGAGCGGCGTGACCGTCGAAGACTTACACGAGATCTGTGCCGACTACGACCTCGATCCGGAGAACTTCTGGGAGGCCCGTGAACGCCACGACGAACGATCCCAGTTCGACGCGTTCAGAGCCGGCACTCGAGACCGATACGACGACGTGACGACGATCGCGGACCTTCCCCAGGACCGAGGCGTCGTGAGCAACAACCATCACAGTACGATCGAGTTCGTCCTGGACGCGTTCGATCTCGAGTCGCTGTTCGAGACCTACTACGGTCGCCCGAAAACGATCGAGAGCCTCCGAGTGAAAAAGCCGGATCCCCACTTTCTCGAGCGAGCACTCGCCGACCTCGGGGCTGGCTCGGCGCTTTACGTCGGCGACAGCGAACACGACGTGATCGCGGCACACCGCGCTGGAATCGATTCGGCGTTCGTCCGTCGCCAGCACTGTCCCGACGGCGCGCTCTCGGTTACGCCGACCTACGACATCGAGACGCTGTCGGCGCTCCCGGAGATCGTGGCGTGA
- a CDS encoding peptidylprolyl isomerase has protein sequence MGDVTATLHTNKGDIEVELYDERAPRTVDNFVGLATGGKTWTDPETGEEIEGEPLYDDVAFHRVIEDFMIQGGDPTETGRGGPGYQFDDEFHDELRHDDEGILSMANSGPDTNGSQFFITLAPQPHLDDRHAVFGKVTDGMDVVHEIGNVDTDANDQPKEDVVLESVDVDYE, from the coding sequence ATGGGAGACGTTACTGCGACGCTGCACACCAACAAAGGCGACATCGAGGTCGAACTGTACGACGAACGCGCGCCCCGAACCGTCGACAACTTCGTCGGCCTCGCGACCGGCGGCAAGACCTGGACCGACCCCGAGACGGGCGAAGAGATCGAGGGCGAACCGCTGTACGACGACGTCGCGTTCCACCGCGTCATCGAGGACTTCATGATCCAGGGCGGCGACCCGACCGAGACCGGTCGCGGCGGCCCCGGCTACCAGTTCGACGACGAGTTCCACGACGAGTTGCGCCACGACGACGAGGGCATCCTGAGCATGGCCAACTCCGGGCCCGACACCAACGGCTCGCAGTTCTTCATCACGCTCGCGCCCCAGCCTCACCTCGACGACCGCCACGCCGTCTTCGGGAAAGTCACCGACGGTATGGACGTCGTTCACGAAATCGGCAACGTCGACACCGACGCCAACGACCAGCCAAAAGAGGACGTCGTCCTCGAGTCCGTCGACGTCGACTACGAGTAA
- a CDS encoding peptidylprolyl isomerase, with translation MQTSTGSIEVELYDERAPRTVDNFVGLATGARTWIDPETGAEIEGEPLYDDVLFHRVIEGFMIQTGDPTGTGRGGPGYTFDDEFHPELRHDDAGVLSMANSGPDTNGSQFFITLAPQPHLNDRHAVFGKVTDRMDVVHEIGNVDTDADDRPKEDVVLESVTIDSA, from the coding sequence TTGCAGACGAGTACGGGCAGCATCGAGGTCGAACTGTACGACGAACGCGCGCCCCGAACCGTCGACAACTTCGTCGGCCTCGCGACGGGTGCGCGCACGTGGATCGATCCCGAAACGGGCGCGGAGATCGAGGGCGAACCGCTGTACGACGACGTGCTCTTTCACCGCGTCATCGAGGGGTTCATGATCCAGACCGGCGATCCGACCGGCACCGGTCGCGGCGGCCCCGGCTACACCTTCGACGACGAGTTCCACCCCGAACTGCGCCACGACGACGCGGGCGTCCTCAGTATGGCCAACTCCGGACCCGACACCAACGGCTCGCAGTTCTTCATCACGCTCGCGCCCCAGCCCCACCTCAACGACCGCCACGCCGTCTTCGGGAAAGTCACCGACCGCATGGACGTCGTCCACGAAATCGGTAACGTCGACACCGACGCCGACGACCGGCCAAAAGAGGACGTCGTCCTCGAGTCGGTGACGATCGATTCCGCGTGA
- a CDS encoding PAS domain S-box protein codes for MGSSSTDADHRARLRRQEVVADLSQQALETGDLDTVLEDAAAAVAATLDVEYCAVFERPVDGTDAVLRQGAGWPPDRLGSTTVAADRDSQIGTAIRAVDPVVVDDFDGESRATLPDPLGDRDAVSAAAARIGPVDEPWGVLSAYAIDQCVYTDDDVDFLERVAALLESAIETERARRELERTERRFEAIFEDPNVLLGLLEPDGTVVDINGTAMEYIDADLDDVTGEPFWETPWWDEDDVRDAVRQWTERAAAGEYVTFQAALTRPDGQQYALEGVFRPVTDEAGEVTSVIVSDRDVTEQVERENRLERYETIVEVVNDGVYVVDGQGQFTMANETYAEMLGYEPADLVGEHVSRVVDDDVIDRVRELEATATEDTDWSTVEAQLRTADGDLVPVEATFAILPDDDSAWHRVGITRDISERKARERELEESERRYRTLVENFPDGAVGLYDEDLEYLVVGGEAFDDLGVSEEEVTGVTLDERYPDDLVAEIEPHFRAVFDGESNTFEYQVRGRDVWAHTVPVRNEDDEIVAGMVMVQDVTERREYERKLEESNERLERFAYAASHDLQEPLRMVTSYLTLLESRYGDAFDEDGREFLAFAVDGAERMREMIDGHLEYSRVETEGDPFEPTDLGDLVDDVLADLQFRIEETDAEITVGELPRVEGDSSQLRQVFQNLLSNAITYSGDGPPRVHVDAERRDQEWVLSVADEGIGIDPADQERVFTIFNRLHSREEYEGTGIGLALSERIVERHGGEIWVDADPGEGATFSFTLPASHTQ; via the coding sequence ATGGGATCGTCGTCCACCGACGCCGACCACCGCGCGCGGCTTCGTCGACAGGAGGTCGTCGCCGACCTCAGCCAGCAAGCCCTCGAGACCGGAGATCTCGACACGGTGCTCGAGGACGCGGCGGCGGCCGTCGCAGCAACGCTCGACGTCGAATACTGTGCCGTCTTCGAGCGGCCGGTCGACGGCACCGACGCGGTACTCAGACAGGGGGCCGGCTGGCCGCCGGACCGGCTCGGATCGACGACGGTGGCTGCCGACCGCGACTCGCAGATCGGAACCGCGATTCGAGCTGTGGACCCGGTCGTCGTTGACGATTTCGACGGCGAATCGCGGGCCACCCTCCCCGATCCACTCGGCGATCGCGACGCCGTCAGCGCTGCCGCCGCACGGATCGGGCCCGTCGACGAGCCGTGGGGCGTCCTGAGCGCCTATGCCATCGACCAGTGCGTGTATACCGACGACGACGTCGACTTCCTCGAGCGCGTCGCGGCCCTTCTCGAGTCGGCGATCGAAACCGAGCGGGCGCGACGCGAACTCGAGCGGACGGAGCGCCGATTCGAGGCGATTTTCGAGGACCCGAACGTTCTCCTGGGGCTGCTCGAACCCGACGGCACGGTCGTCGACATCAACGGGACGGCGATGGAGTACATCGACGCCGACCTGGACGACGTGACCGGGGAGCCGTTCTGGGAGACGCCGTGGTGGGACGAGGACGACGTGCGAGACGCTGTCCGGCAGTGGACCGAGCGGGCCGCCGCCGGCGAATACGTGACCTTTCAGGCGGCCCTCACGCGGCCGGACGGCCAGCAGTACGCGCTCGAGGGCGTTTTCAGACCCGTCACGGACGAGGCGGGCGAAGTCACCTCGGTCATCGTCTCCGACCGCGATGTCACCGAGCAGGTCGAACGCGAGAACCGCCTCGAGCGCTACGAGACTATCGTCGAGGTGGTCAACGACGGCGTCTACGTCGTCGACGGGCAGGGCCAGTTCACGATGGCCAACGAGACGTACGCCGAGATGCTCGGCTACGAGCCCGCCGACCTCGTCGGCGAACACGTCTCCCGGGTCGTCGACGACGACGTGATCGATCGCGTTCGCGAACTCGAGGCGACGGCGACGGAAGACACGGACTGGTCGACGGTGGAAGCCCAACTCCGGACGGCCGACGGCGATCTCGTTCCCGTCGAGGCCACTTTCGCGATATTGCCCGACGACGACAGCGCGTGGCATCGGGTCGGCATCACCCGGGACATCAGCGAGCGGAAGGCGCGGGAACGGGAACTCGAAGAATCCGAACGCCGGTATCGAACGCTCGTCGAGAACTTCCCCGACGGGGCAGTGGGACTGTACGACGAGGACCTCGAGTACCTCGTCGTCGGCGGCGAAGCGTTCGACGATCTCGGCGTCTCGGAGGAGGAGGTCACTGGTGTGACCCTCGACGAACGGTATCCGGACGACCTCGTCGCGGAGATCGAACCACACTTCCGAGCCGTCTTCGACGGCGAGTCGAACACGTTCGAGTATCAGGTCCGCGGCCGGGACGTCTGGGCGCATACCGTGCCCGTCCGCAACGAGGACGACGAGATCGTCGCAGGGATGGTCATGGTGCAGGACGTCACCGAGCGCCGGGAGTACGAACGGAAACTCGAGGAGTCGAACGAACGCCTCGAACGGTTCGCCTACGCCGCTTCCCACGACCTGCAGGAACCGCTCCGGATGGTCACGAGCTATCTCACCCTGCTCGAGAGCCGCTACGGCGACGCCTTCGACGAGGACGGGCGGGAATTCCTCGCGTTCGCGGTCGACGGTGCCGAGCGCATGCGCGAGATGATCGACGGGCACCTCGAGTACTCCCGCGTCGAAACTGAGGGAGATCCGTTCGAGCCAACGGACCTCGGGGACCTCGTCGACGACGTCCTCGCGGATCTCCAGTTCCGGATCGAGGAAACCGACGCCGAGATCACGGTCGGCGAGTTGCCCCGCGTGGAGGGCGACTCCAGCCAGTTGCGGCAGGTCTTCCAGAACCTGCTGTCGAACGCGATCACCTACAGCGGCGACGGCCCGCCGCGGGTTCACGTCGACGCCGAACGGCGGGACCAGGAATGGGTGCTCTCGGTCGCCGACGAGGGGATCGGGATCGATCCCGCCGACCAAGAGCGGGTGTTCACCATCTTCAATCGCCTCCACAGCCGCGAAGAGTACGAGGGAACGGGGATCGGGCTCGCGCTCAGTGAACGAATCGTCGAGCGCCACGGTGGCGAGATCTGGGTCGACGCCGACCCCGGCGAGGGGGCGACGTTCTCCTTTACCCTACCGGCCTCCCACACACAGTAG
- a CDS encoding oxidoreductase — MGWTAADVPDQHDRTIVITGANSGIGLEATRELARNGARVIMACRSVERAKTAARDVQAEVPDADLSIARCDLGDLESVRAVGDGLEDEEIDVLINNAGVMAVPRSETEDGFETQFGVNHLGHFALTGLLLDALATGGAEPARVVTVSSGVHERGAIDFDDLQSEASYDKWDAYAQSKLANVLFAYELDRRFRSDGRNARSMAVHPGYANTRLQFRGPEQSGSTLRKAAMTVLNAVVAQSAEMGALPTLYAATAPEAEGGAYYGPGGFMNMRGTPERQASSDRSDDEETARKLWDVSRELTGVTYDLPEPTDEI, encoded by the coding sequence ATGGGATGGACTGCCGCCGACGTTCCCGACCAGCACGACCGAACGATCGTCATCACGGGCGCGAACAGCGGTATCGGTCTCGAGGCGACCCGCGAACTCGCGCGCAACGGGGCGCGGGTGATCATGGCCTGCCGGAGCGTCGAGCGCGCCAAGACGGCAGCCCGAGACGTGCAGGCGGAGGTTCCCGACGCCGACCTCAGCATCGCGCGGTGCGACCTGGGCGATCTCGAGTCGGTTCGAGCCGTCGGAGACGGACTCGAAGACGAGGAGATCGACGTCCTGATCAACAACGCCGGGGTCATGGCGGTCCCCCGATCGGAGACCGAAGACGGGTTCGAAACCCAATTCGGCGTCAACCATCTGGGCCACTTCGCGCTGACCGGCCTGTTGCTCGACGCACTCGCGACCGGCGGCGCGGAGCCGGCGCGGGTGGTCACCGTCTCGAGCGGCGTCCACGAACGGGGTGCGATCGACTTCGACGACCTCCAAAGCGAGGCGTCCTACGACAAGTGGGACGCCTACGCCCAGTCGAAACTGGCGAACGTGCTCTTCGCGTACGAACTCGACCGACGGTTCCGCAGTGACGGCCGGAACGCCCGGAGTATGGCGGTCCATCCGGGCTATGCGAACACGCGATTGCAGTTTCGCGGGCCCGAACAGAGCGGCAGCACCCTCCGAAAGGCGGCGATGACGGTGCTGAACGCGGTCGTCGCGCAGTCGGCCGAAATGGGCGCGCTACCGACCCTGTACGCCGCGACCGCGCCCGAAGCCGAGGGCGGTGCCTACTACGGCCCCGGCGGGTTCATGAACATGCGGGGGACACCCGAACGACAGGCCTCCTCCGATCGATCCGACGACGAGGAGACGGCCCGGAAGCTCTGGGACGTCTCGAGGGAACTGACGGGGGTCACGTACGATTTGCCGGAGCCGACCGACGAGATCTGA